The Verrucomicrobia bacterium CG1_02_43_26 genome contains the following window.
ATGTGAAGAATGGGGTTGCCGATTTATTGAAGGAAGCTCAATGACAGAGATATTTATAGGATTTGCATCAGCGTTATGGCTAGGGATCTTGACATCCATTAGCCCATGTCCTTTGGCCAGTAACGTGGCTGCAATTTCTTTTCTGTCTAAGAAAATAACTCATCCTGTGCTTGTGTTTATTTCAGGATTGGCGTACACGCTAGGCAGGATGGTCTCATATGCTGTTCTGGGATGGATTATCATCAGTTCTCTTTTAAGCGTTCCGCAAGTTGCCCAGTTTTTACAGAAATACATGGGTAAGGCTCTGGGCCCACTTTTAATTATTACTGGGCTTATTTTACTAGAAATAATTACTATTCGTTTGCCGGGAGTGTCGCTTTCACAAAGACATCAAAGTAAACTTGCGGAATCCGGAGCTCCGGGCGCTTTTTTACTTGGTTTTATTTTCGCACTGGCGTTTTGTCCGATTTCTGCTGCGTTATATTTCGGAAGTCTTATCCCCTTGGCGATTAAAAGCAAAGCTGGAACATTGCTGCCATTTATTTACGGGGTAGGCACAGGTCTCCCGGTGCTTTTATTTGCTATAGCCATTGCCTTAGGCGTTACTTCAATGAGTCATTGGTTTCATAAGATCACGAGATTTGAACATTATACGCGTAGAATAACTGGTGGTATTTTTGTCCTTGTAGGGCTATATTACACTGGAGTTTATATCCTGAAACTATTTTAAAAGGAGTTTTAGAATGCCTGAAATAAAAAGTAGCGTAAAACTTCCATTCTTTGAAAAGTATCTTTCTCTTTGGGTAATTTTCTGTATTGTTGCAGGTATAATCATTGGAAAAGTATTTCCTACAGGAGTAAATTTCTTAAGTAAACTGGAAGTATCCCAGGTGAATATCCCGGTTGCCGTACTCATCTGGCTGATGATTTATCCGATGATGGTGCAAATTGATTTCTCTAGTATTGTAAGGGCAGGGAAAAAACCAAAAGGTTTAGTAGTAACATTAGTAGTAAATTGGTTAATTAAACCATTTAGTATGGCAATATTTGCGGCAATTTTTCTAAAATACGTATTTGCTGCCTTTATCAGCCCGGCTTTAGCCAAAGAATATATCGCTGGTGCTATACTTTTAGGAGCTGCTCCTTGCACTGCCATGGTTTTTGTCTGGAGTTATTTAACCAAAGGTGATCCCGCCTATACTCTGGTTCAGGTAGCCGTAAATGATCTGGTAATATTAGTTGCTTTTGTGCCGATTGTTAAATTCCTGTTGGGCGTAAATCAAATTATTGTGCCTTATGATGCCTTGATATATTCAACGATCTTTTTTGTGGTTATCCCGCTTGTAGGTGGGTATATTTCCAGGGTTTATCTATTGAAGGCTAAAGAGGTAGATTGGTTTGAAAACGTATTCTTGAAAGCGCTTAAGCCAGTTACTATTGTAGGGTTATTATTGACTTTAATTATTCTTTTTGCTTTTCAGGGGAATATAATACTCGGTAATCCACTTCATATATTGTTAATCGCTGTCCCTTTGATAATCCAGACTTATTTTATTTTCTTTAT
Protein-coding sequences here:
- a CDS encoding cytochrome C biogenesis protein, which gives rise to MTEIFIGFASALWLGILTSISPCPLASNVAAISFLSKKITHPVLVFISGLAYTLGRMVSYAVLGWIIISSLLSVPQVAQFLQKYMGKALGPLLIITGLILLEIITIRLPGVSLSQRHQSKLAESGAPGAFLLGFIFALAFCPISAALYFGSLIPLAIKSKAGTLLPFIYGVGTGLPVLLFAIAIALGVTSMSHWFHKITRFEHYTRRITGGIFVLVGLYYTGVYILKLF
- a CDS encoding arsenical-resistance protein, whose translation is MPEIKSSVKLPFFEKYLSLWVIFCIVAGIIIGKVFPTGVNFLSKLEVSQVNIPVAVLIWLMIYPMMVQIDFSSIVRAGKKPKGLVVTLVVNWLIKPFSMAIFAAIFLKYVFAAFISPALAKEYIAGAILLGAAPCTAMVFVWSYLTKGDPAYTLVQVAVNDLVILVAFVPIVKFLLGVNQIIVPYDALIYSTIFFVVIPLVGGYISRVYLLKAKEVDWFENVFLKALKPVTIVGLLLTLIILFAFQGNIILGNPLHILLIAVPLIIQTYFIFFIGYLWSRKWRLTHSIAAPAGMIGASNFFELSVAVAISLFGLKSGAALATVVGVLTEVPIMLSLVYFSNRTRHWFEPKEENNL